The genomic interval ACCGTTGCCTAACCACAACCAGCAGCCACCTCGGCTGATTGCGCTTGAGGGGAATGTGATTCGCGGCGAGGTGCAGGGGCCGGCGTCGAGCCTGTTGCGCGTCGAGTTGTTCGGCAATGCGCAGGCTGCGGGCAGCGAAGCGGAGCAGTATCTTGGGGAAGTGCTGGTGAACAGCGATGCCCAGGGGCAGGCGCGGTTTGCCCATCCGCTGGAGAATATCGGCGGGTTGCGCAGCTTTACCGCGACGGTGACCACGGCCGATGGGGCGACCTCCGAGTTGAGCCGGCCGGTTAGTCGCTGAGGCAAATGGCCTCTTCGCGGGGCAAGTCGGATCGCCGCACCGCCGCTCCCACAGGTACTGCAATGTTCTCAAGGACGGTGTAGTACCTGTGGGAGCGGCGGTGCGGCGATCCGACTTGCCCCGCGAAGAGGCCGGCCCAGGCAAAGCAACTGGCAAACCTTGCTCAGCTAACCGCCACCCCTCACAATGCAGGCCTTATTACGCGTCAACCCGCAGGAACCTGCATGAAACTCGACAAACCCGCCGCCATCGCCCGGCGCAATGAAGCACTGGCCCGGCCCGTACTGACCAGCAGCAACACCCTGTTCGCCATACTCGACCCCAAACGCAACCTGTGGTGGTTCGAAGTGCCAGTAGCGCTGTTGGGCAAAGGCCAGCCCGATTGGGTCAACCTGCTGCTGCACACCCCGGACAGCGATGAGCTGCAGCACCTGAAAGTACCGACCAACTTCCTCAAGGCTCACCTGGAGCAGATGGAAGTGCGCAAGCCAGGCAAACGCCGTTCGACCATCAGCCTGGCCCTGAGCGCTGACCGCGACTCGCTGCTGCGCGACACCCGCCCGGGCGGCGAGCAGCTGGACTTCCGTACGTTCGTGCAGGCCTGATCAGACCCGCTCGATGCGATCGTCATGGATGACGATGCGGCCTTGCTTGAACAACGCACCAATGGCCTTCTTGAAGTTGCCCTTGCTGACGTTGAACAGCTTGGTGATCACTGCCGGGTCGCTCTTGTCGCACACCGGCAGCACACCGCCTTCGGCGTCCAGGCGCGCCATGATCTGCTCCTGCAGGCTGTCAGCCAGGGCAGCGCCCACCGGTTGCAGGCTCAGGGCGATCTTGCCGTCGTGGCGGATTTCCTTGATGAAGCCCTTCTCGTGCATCCCCGAACGCAGGAACTTGAACACCTCGTTCTTGTGGATCAGGCCCCAGTGGCGGTTGTTGATGATCGCCTTGAAGCCCATCGGCGTCTCGCCGGCCACCAGTAGCTCAACCGGCTGGCCGACCTGGTAATCGGCCGGGGTACGGTCCAGGTAGCGGTCCAGGCGCGCGGTCGCGGTGATGCGGCGGGTACGCTTGTCGAGGTACGCGTGCACCACGCAGTAGTCGCCGATCTTCAGTGGCCGCAACTCTTCCGAGTAAGGCATCAGCAGGTCCTTGGACAGGCCCCAGTCGAGGAAGATACCGGCACCATTGATGTCCTTGACCTTGAGGCTGGCGAACTCACCGACCTGCACCTTGGGCTTCTCGGTGGTAGCAATCAGCTGGTCTTCGCTGTCCAGGTAGATGAACACGTTCAACCAATCGTCTACCTCGGTCTCGGCGTTCTTCGGGATGTAACGCCCCGGCAGCAGGATCTCGCCATCGGCGCCGCCGTCCAGGTAGAGGCCGAATTCCACGTGTTTAACGATTTGCAAACTGTTGTAACGCCCAAGCAGAGCCATTTCCGATGTTCCTCAAGACAAGACGGCTATTCTACACCTGAAGCCACCGTACTGCCCGACCGCTGATTCGGTGGAACCGTCATCTTCCCCCTTGCGTCTACCGACTGGCCAGCCACTGCAAGGATCAGCACATGCCTCGACGCCTGCTCAAGCCCCTGCTCATCACCGTCGCGTTCGCCCTGGCCCTGGTCGCGTGCAGCCGCATCGACCTGGCTTACCGCAACCTGGACCGCCTGGTGCCGTGGTCGCTCGGTGACTACCTGGACATGAACCGCGACCAAAAGGTGCTGCTCGACGAGCGGCTCAGGCAGCACCTGGCCTGGCATTGCAAAACCCAACTGCCCAGTTACCTCGACTGGCTGGACCGGGTGCGGGCCATGGTCGCCGAAGACCAGGTGACCGACCAGGCGTTGCAGCAGCGCACCCGCGAAGCGCGCGAGGCGATTGGCCGGGTTGCCGAAGAAATCACCCCCTCCGCCACCGAACTGCTGCGTGGCATGAGCGACGCGCAGGTGGCGGAAATGCGCGAGGCGTTCCGCGACGACATCAGCGAACGGCAAAAGCAGTATGTCGATACGCCTTTGCCCAAGCAGATTGCCCGCCGCGCCGAGCGCATGGAAAAACGCCTGACGCCCTGGCTGGGTGAGCTCAATGCAGCGCAACGGCTACGCGTGCTGAGCTGGTCACAGGCGCTGGGCGATCAGAACCGCCAGTGGATCGCCAACCGTGCCCACTGGCAGCAACAGCTGGTGCTGGCGATGGACAAACGCAGCGATGCCAGCTTCGAACCGCGCCTGGCGCAGTTGCTGCAGCGCAAAGAGAGCCTGTGGACCCCGGAGTACCGCATCGCCTACCAGAACACCGAGCTGCAAGCACGCAGGTTGCTGGTCGACCTGATGCACTTGAGCACCCCGGAGCAGCGTCAGCTACTGCAGGCGCGACTGAGCAAGGTGCGCACCGATTTCAGCGAGTTGAAGTGCCTGAAGGGCTGAAACCCCAGACGTGCGTGGCGCTGATAGTTTGCGCCCGCAGCGCAGCCCCAGCGGTTACCGCACCTTACGCCGATACGGGAACACATCGATCACCTTCCCGTCGCGAATCGTTGCCTGCAAACCTTTCCAGTAATCCGCGTCATACAACTCGCCATGCAAGCGGCTGAACAAACGCCGCTGGCCCATATCGGCAAACAGAAACGGCGGGAACTCTTCGGGGAACACGTCATGCGGCCCGATCGAGTACCACGGCTCGCCTGACATCTCGTCTTCCGGGTAGCGCGCTGGCGGTATATGGCGGAAGTTCACCTCGGTCAGAAAACAGATTTCGTCATAGTCGTAAAACACCACCCGGCCATGGCGGGTGACGCCGAAGTTTTTCAGCAACATGTCGCCGGGGAAGATGTTCGCCGCCGCCAGTTGCTTGATGGCCAAGCCGTAATCTTCCAGCGCTTCGAGCACCTGGCCTTCACTGGCGTGCTCCAGGTACAGGTTGAGGGGCGTCATGCGCCGCTCGGTCCAGCAGTGGCGGATCAGCACCGTGTCGCCTTCCAGGGCAACCGTGGACGGCGCCACTTCCAGCAGCTCGGCCAGGCATTCTGGTTCAAACTTGCTGCGCGGAAAGCGAAAATCGGCGAACTCCTGGGTATCGGCCATGCGCCCTACCCGATCGACGCTTTTCACCAGGCGGTATTTGTCGATCACCGTGGCACGGTCAACGGTTTTCGACGGTGAAAAGCGGTCCTTGATGATCTTGAACACGGTATTGAAGCCCGGCAACGTGAACACGCTCATGACCATCCCCCGCACCCCAGGCGCCATGATGAAGCGGTCGTCACTGTTGGCCAGGTGGTTGATCAGCGCCCGGTAGAACTCCGACTTGCCATGCTTGTAGAAACCGATCGAGGTGTACAACTCGGCAATGTGCTTGCCGGGCAAGATGCGCTTGAGGAAGTTGACGAACTCCGCCGGCACCGGCACATCGACCATGAAGTAAGAGCGGGTGAAGGAGAAGATGATCGACACCTCCGCCTCGTCGGTGATCAGCGCATCGGCCTCGATGCCATGGCCTTCGCGGTGCAACAAAGGGATCACCAGCGGCCACTGCTCGTCGGGGGTGTACAGGCGGCCGACCAGGTAGGCGCCCTTGTTGCGGTACAACACTGGCGAAAACAGCTCGACCGCCAGGGCCGGGTCCTTGCACACCCAGTCCGGCAGGCATTCGCGCAGTTGTTCTTCCAGCCGCGTCAGGTCGCCCTCAAGGTCACCATAGGGCACATCGAATGGGTAATCGGCGAAGATCGCCCGCAGCAGGCCCTTGAGCCCGTCCTCAAGCTGATAGGTGCGGGTTTGCGCCGCGCGCTCGTGGCTGCGCATGGAAGGCCGGGTGGTGTGGATGAACATGCAGCCGTCGCTGATCTGGTCATGGCTGAACAGGCTGCAGAACAGCGAGTTGTACCAGGTCTCGGACAACTCGTCGTCGAGCCGTGGGTCGATCAGGTGGATGTAGGCGCTCTTGACCAGCGGCCACTGCTCCACATCCAGCAGCACCTCATCGGCAACGCTCTGCCGTAGCCGGCCGTTGGCCTCGGCCACCTTTTCTTCGTAGAGGTTGATACGCGCCGCCGCTGCGCGCTGGATGTCTTGCCAGCGCGCCTGCTCGAAGCGCTCACGGGCGCCGAGGGTGATGCGCCGAAAGTGTTCGCGGTAGTCATCGAAGCCATCGAGGATCATCCGGGCGATTTCGCTGGCAGGCCAGTGCTGGGACATGCAGGGCATCTCGGTGCAGGGTGAGAGATACAGCTTAGCCGGTCCACAGCCCGCCTAGATTCACAGCGCAAGAAAGCACAAGAATCCCACTCCCCCCTGGCGTAAACTCGCGCCCTGCCCAAAACCCGGAGACCGTTGTGACCCCCATTGCCCTAGCCCGCCTGCTGACCCTTGCCGCTGTCTGGGGGGCGAGTTTCCTGTTCATGCGCATCATCGCCCCCGAACTCGGCACCGTGCCGACCGCGTTCTTCCGCGTGTCGATCGCCTGCCTGGGCCTGTTCGCCATCGTCGCCGCCGCGCGGGTACGCTGGGACTTCCAAGGCAAGCTCGGCGCCTGCCTGGTGCTGGGCATGATCAACTCGGGCATCCCGGCGACGTTCTACTCCGTGGCCGCGCAAGTACTGCCAGCTGGCTACTCGGCGATTTTCAACGCCACCACACCGCTGATGGGCGTACTGATCGGCGTGCTGTTCTTCCGTGAACCGATGACCCTGCCCAAGCTCTGCGGCATCTTCCTGGGCCTGTTCGGCGTCGGCATTCTCAGCGGCGCTGGCCCCGTCGCCCTGGACCTGGCCTTGCTGCAAGGCGCCCTCGCCTGCCTGGCGGCCACCACCTGTTATGGCTTCGCCGGTTTTCTCGCCCGCCGCTGGGTCAGCGGCCTGGACAGCCGCCTCTCG from Pseudomonas kermanshahensis carries:
- a CDS encoding CvfB family protein; its protein translation is MALLGRYNSLQIVKHVEFGLYLDGGADGEILLPGRYIPKNAETEVDDWLNVFIYLDSEDQLIATTEKPKVQVGEFASLKVKDINGAGIFLDWGLSKDLLMPYSEELRPLKIGDYCVVHAYLDKRTRRITATARLDRYLDRTPADYQVGQPVELLVAGETPMGFKAIINNRHWGLIHKNEVFKFLRSGMHEKGFIKEIRHDGKIALSLQPVGAALADSLQEQIMARLDAEGGVLPVCDKSDPAVITKLFNVSKGNFKKAIGALFKQGRIVIHDDRIERV
- a CDS encoding DUF6279 family lipoprotein — protein: MPRRLLKPLLITVAFALALVACSRIDLAYRNLDRLVPWSLGDYLDMNRDQKVLLDERLRQHLAWHCKTQLPSYLDWLDRVRAMVAEDQVTDQALQQRTREAREAIGRVAEEITPSATELLRGMSDAQVAEMREAFRDDISERQKQYVDTPLPKQIARRAERMEKRLTPWLGELNAAQRLRVLSWSQALGDQNRQWIANRAHWQQQLVLAMDKRSDASFEPRLAQLLQRKESLWTPEYRIAYQNTELQARRLLVDLMHLSTPEQRQLLQARLSKVRTDFSELKCLKG
- the aceK gene encoding bifunctional isocitrate dehydrogenase kinase/phosphatase; translated protein: MSQHWPASEIARMILDGFDDYREHFRRITLGARERFEQARWQDIQRAAAARINLYEEKVAEANGRLRQSVADEVLLDVEQWPLVKSAYIHLIDPRLDDELSETWYNSLFCSLFSHDQISDGCMFIHTTRPSMRSHERAAQTRTYQLEDGLKGLLRAIFADYPFDVPYGDLEGDLTRLEEQLRECLPDWVCKDPALAVELFSPVLYRNKGAYLVGRLYTPDEQWPLVIPLLHREGHGIEADALITDEAEVSIIFSFTRSYFMVDVPVPAEFVNFLKRILPGKHIAELYTSIGFYKHGKSEFYRALINHLANSDDRFIMAPGVRGMVMSVFTLPGFNTVFKIIKDRFSPSKTVDRATVIDKYRLVKSVDRVGRMADTQEFADFRFPRSKFEPECLAELLEVAPSTVALEGDTVLIRHCWTERRMTPLNLYLEHASEGQVLEALEDYGLAIKQLAAANIFPGDMLLKNFGVTRHGRVVFYDYDEICFLTEVNFRHIPPARYPEDEMSGEPWYSIGPHDVFPEEFPPFLFADMGQRRLFSRLHGELYDADYWKGLQATIRDGKVIDVFPYRRKVR
- a CDS encoding EamA family transporter, producing the protein MTPIALARLLTLAAVWGASFLFMRIIAPELGTVPTAFFRVSIACLGLFAIVAAARVRWDFQGKLGACLVLGMINSGIPATFYSVAAQVLPAGYSAIFNATTPLMGVLIGVLFFREPMTLPKLCGIFLGLFGVGILSGAGPVALDLALLQGALACLAATTCYGFAGFLARRWVSGLDSRLSALGSMLGATLLLSPLFAWSALAQPPASWGGWQVWLSLLGLGLLCTAFAYILYFRLLEEIGPVKASTVTFLIPVFGVLWGAWLLDEPLSMAHLYGGVLIGAALWLVLRPTRH